A region from the Priestia filamentosa genome encodes:
- the katA gene encoding catalase KatA gives MGNNNNNLTTSWGAPVGDNQNSITAGSRGPTLIQDVHLLEKLAHFNRERVPERVVHAKGAGAHGYFEVTNDVTKYTKADFLSEVGKRTPLFIRFSTVAGENGSADTVRDPRGFAVKFYTEEGNYDIVGNNTPIFFIRDAIKFPDFIHTQKRHPQTHLKNPTAVWDFWSLSPESLHQVTYLMGDRGIPATFRHMHGFGSHTFKWTNKDGDGVWIKYHFKTEQGVKNLHPDVATKIAGENPDYHTEDLFNAIENKDFPAWKLYVQIMPLEDANTYRFDPFDVTKTWSQKDYPLIEVGRMVLDRNPENYFAEVEQATFSPGTLVPGVDVSPDKMLQGRLFAYHDAHRYRVGANHQALPINRPRTDVKNYQRDGQMRFDDNGKGSVYYEPNSYNGPTESPENKQASFPVSGIAESVAYDHNDHYTQAGDLYRLMSKEEQDRIVQTIVNEMTPVEKEEIKVRQIGHFYKADPDFGTRIAKGLGLEVPQEVK, from the coding sequence ATGGGGAATAACAATAATAATCTTACAACTAGTTGGGGAGCTCCTGTTGGAGACAACCAAAATTCAATTACAGCAGGCTCAAGAGGTCCAACGCTTATCCAAGACGTTCATTTGCTAGAAAAACTAGCACATTTTAATAGAGAGCGTGTACCAGAGCGTGTTGTTCATGCTAAAGGTGCAGGAGCACACGGCTACTTTGAAGTAACAAATGATGTAACAAAATATACAAAAGCAGACTTTTTATCAGAAGTCGGCAAACGTACGCCACTATTTATTCGTTTTTCAACTGTTGCAGGTGAAAATGGATCTGCTGACACAGTACGAGACCCACGCGGATTCGCTGTTAAGTTTTATACAGAAGAAGGAAACTACGATATCGTTGGAAACAATACGCCTATTTTCTTTATTCGTGATGCTATTAAGTTCCCTGATTTCATTCATACACAAAAGCGGCATCCACAAACACATTTAAAAAATCCAACAGCCGTATGGGATTTCTGGTCTTTATCACCAGAATCGCTTCACCAAGTCACATACTTAATGGGTGACAGAGGAATTCCAGCAACGTTCCGTCATATGCACGGTTTCGGAAGTCATACATTCAAATGGACAAATAAAGATGGTGACGGAGTTTGGATTAAGTATCATTTCAAAACAGAACAAGGTGTTAAAAACCTTCATCCAGATGTAGCAACAAAAATTGCTGGTGAAAATCCTGATTACCATACAGAAGATTTATTTAATGCGATTGAAAATAAAGATTTCCCAGCATGGAAACTTTACGTTCAAATTATGCCGCTTGAAGATGCGAACACATATCGCTTTGATCCATTTGATGTTACAAAAACATGGTCTCAAAAAGACTATCCACTAATTGAAGTGGGCCGTATGGTACTGGATCGTAACCCAGAGAACTATTTTGCAGAAGTAGAACAAGCAACATTCTCTCCTGGCACCCTTGTTCCTGGTGTTGACGTATCACCAGACAAAATGCTTCAAGGACGTTTATTTGCTTATCATGATGCACATCGCTATCGCGTTGGCGCAAACCACCAAGCACTTCCAATCAACCGTCCACGTACAGATGTGAAAAACTATCAGCGCGATGGTCAAATGCGCTTTGATGACAATGGAAAAGGTTCTGTTTACTATGAGCCAAACAGCTATAATGGTCCAACAGAATCACCTGAAAACAAGCAGGCTTCATTCCCTGTTTCAGGTATTGCTGAAAGCGTAGCATATGATCATAACGACCATTACACACAAGCAGGTGATCTTTACCGTTTAATGAGTAAAGAAGAGCAAGATCGCATTGTCCAAACAATCGTGAATGAAATGACACCTGTTGAAAAAGAAGAAATTAAAGTTCGTCAAATTGGGCATTTCTATAAAGCTGATCCTGACTTTGGAACACGCATTGCAAAAGGCCTTGGCCTAGAAGTGCCTCAAGAAGTAAAATAA
- a CDS encoding DUF4025 domain-containing protein has product MKEKQKQNNEKLTSELDVTHEQVSDSYMEGAVSEDTFNSDERNDRKA; this is encoded by the coding sequence ATGAAAGAAAAGCAGAAACAAAATAATGAGAAATTAACATCTGAGCTTGATGTAACACATGAACAAGTAAGCGATTCGTATATGGAAGGCGCTGTAAGCGAAGATACGTTTAATAGTGACGAAAGAAACGACCGAAAAGCCTAG
- a CDS encoding DUF2564 family protein: MERFSNDNVTTGYNDLGATNAAVEATKNIVGAATRNMDPERLREATEALSSAKAQLESARNSATGVDEAFLQRCEVTLQKCEQQLNAAKI, encoded by the coding sequence GTGGAACGCTTTTCAAATGATAATGTAACAACAGGGTATAATGATCTTGGAGCAACAAATGCAGCTGTAGAAGCAACAAAAAATATTGTTGGGGCAGCAACGCGAAATATGGACCCTGAACGTTTAAGAGAAGCAACAGAAGCTCTGTCATCTGCCAAAGCGCAGCTTGAAAGTGCCAGAAACAGTGCAACAGGGGTTGATGAAGCTTTTTTACAACGCTGTGAAGTAACGCTTCAAAAGTGCGAACAACAGCTAAATGCAGCCAAGATATAA
- a CDS encoding zinc-dependent alcohol dehydrogenase: protein MKAVTYQGKKEIAVKEVEAPKIQDAQDVIVKITSTAICGSDLHLYQGNFPLPIGYVIGHEPMGIVEDIGPEVTKVKKGDRVVIPFTVACGSCPYCDNHLESQCDNSNPHYDSGGLFGYSEKFGNYPGGQAEYLRVPFGNYTPFVIPESCELEDEKLLFLSDVLPTAYWSVENAGVKKGDTVIVLGCGPVGLMAQKFAWQKGAERVIAIDYFDYRLNHSKKMNKTETFDFTQYDDMGETLKELTKGGADVVIDCVGMDGKKSPFEYVEQKLKLQGGTIGPIQIATKAVRKCGTVQLTGVYGGLYNMFPLGPFFSRNVTLKMGQAHARSYMPKMYEQVIKEEIDPTQIITHTLPLEKASHGYDIFNNKQDNCIKVVLKP from the coding sequence ATGAAAGCTGTCACATATCAAGGAAAAAAAGAAATTGCCGTAAAAGAAGTGGAAGCACCAAAAATTCAAGATGCACAAGATGTTATTGTTAAAATTACATCAACAGCAATTTGCGGGTCTGATTTGCACCTTTATCAAGGAAATTTCCCGCTTCCAATTGGATATGTTATCGGACACGAACCAATGGGGATTGTGGAGGACATTGGACCAGAGGTGACGAAAGTAAAAAAAGGAGACAGAGTTGTCATTCCTTTTACAGTTGCTTGTGGAAGCTGCCCATACTGTGACAATCACCTTGAAAGTCAGTGCGATAATTCAAATCCTCACTATGATTCTGGAGGCCTTTTTGGCTACTCCGAAAAGTTTGGCAACTATCCTGGCGGGCAAGCGGAATATTTACGCGTTCCTTTCGGAAATTATACGCCTTTTGTAATTCCAGAAAGCTGTGAGCTTGAAGATGAAAAACTTCTGTTTCTATCAGACGTTTTACCAACCGCCTATTGGAGTGTCGAAAATGCAGGGGTAAAAAAAGGGGATACTGTTATTGTGCTAGGATGCGGTCCTGTAGGGCTTATGGCTCAGAAATTCGCATGGCAAAAAGGAGCGGAGCGCGTGATTGCCATTGATTACTTTGATTACCGCCTCAATCATTCTAAAAAAATGAACAAAACAGAAACGTTTGATTTTACTCAGTATGATGATATGGGCGAAACACTAAAAGAGCTTACAAAGGGTGGCGCAGATGTTGTCATTGACTGCGTTGGAATGGATGGAAAAAAATCTCCTTTTGAATATGTAGAACAAAAACTAAAGCTACAAGGTGGAACAATAGGTCCTATTCAAATTGCCACAAAAGCAGTAAGAAAATGCGGAACTGTTCAACTAACAGGCGTATATGGTGGCTTGTACAATATGTTCCCACTAGGTCCCTTCTTTTCAAGAAATGTTACCTTAAAAATGGGACAAGCACATGCAAGAAGCTATATGCCGAAAATGTACGAGCAAGTTATTAAAGAAGAAATCGATCCAACCCAAATTATTACGCATACCCTTCCATTAGAAAAAGCTTCACACGGCTACGATATTTTTAATAACAAACAAGATAATTGCATTAAAGTTGTGCTAAAACCATAA
- the pbp4b gene encoding penicillin binding protein PBP4B, with product MENLIKKDVEKGFPGGSLLVKKKGKEIYRETCGYQQKYEKKQLLSHPPKLKNQTLFDLASNTKMYATNFALQKLVTEGELNLLSPLSFYFPSFKENVRIIDLLQHTAGFPADFPYYIREKAGDLYSRDRLTTIEHILKTPLSYEPHTQHLYSDLDYMLLGALVEKLTCQTLDLFVEKKIFQKLGLTRTLFNPLRKGYVRSDFAATERMGNTRDGFIHFPNVRTHTLQGEVHDEKAFYSMDGVSGHAGLFSTVDELSVLVEIMHHNGSYGTKQVFSESTAKTFVTPSQQNPSYGLGWRLNNGDMKYMFGEHASSSAFGHTGWTGTLTIIDPAHELTVVLLTNKKHSPLKDPLKSLNIFEGDEFKTGQYGPLVTELYKNLL from the coding sequence ATGGAGAACTTGATTAAAAAAGATGTGGAGAAAGGATTTCCGGGGGGTTCTTTGCTTGTAAAGAAAAAAGGAAAAGAAATTTACCGTGAAACGTGTGGATATCAACAGAAGTATGAAAAAAAGCAGCTTCTTTCACATCCTCCAAAGCTTAAAAATCAGACATTATTTGATCTTGCTTCAAACACGAAAATGTATGCTACAAACTTTGCATTACAAAAACTCGTAACAGAAGGAGAACTAAATCTGCTCTCTCCTCTCTCTTTCTACTTTCCTTCTTTCAAAGAAAACGTACGTATTATCGATCTTTTGCAGCATACCGCAGGATTTCCAGCTGATTTTCCATACTATATTCGTGAAAAAGCTGGAGATCTATATTCACGAGATCGTTTAACAACGATTGAGCATATTCTTAAAACGCCGCTTTCTTATGAACCACATACTCAACACCTCTACAGTGATTTAGATTATATGTTGCTTGGTGCTCTTGTTGAAAAATTAACTTGTCAAACGCTCGATTTATTTGTAGAAAAAAAGATATTTCAAAAGCTAGGCTTAACTCGAACATTATTTAACCCTCTAAGAAAGGGATATGTTCGCTCTGATTTTGCAGCAACAGAGCGAATGGGTAATACACGAGATGGATTTATTCATTTTCCAAATGTTCGAACACATACACTTCAAGGTGAAGTTCATGATGAAAAAGCCTTTTACTCTATGGATGGTGTTTCAGGGCATGCAGGCCTTTTTTCAACCGTTGATGAGCTTTCCGTTTTGGTAGAAATTATGCATCACAATGGTTCATATGGAACAAAACAGGTATTTAGTGAAAGCACTGCAAAAACGTTTGTTACCCCTTCACAGCAAAATCCTTCTTATGGTCTTGGATGGCGTTTAAACAACGGAGATATGAAGTATATGTTTGGAGAGCATGCAAGTTCCTCTGCATTTGGTCATACAGGGTGGACCGGCACGCTAACAATCATTGATCCAGCACATGAACTGACGGTTGTCCTTCTTACAAATAAGAAGCATTCTCCTCTAAAAGACCCTTTAAAATCTTTAAATATTTTTGAAGGTGATGAATTTAAGACAGGGCAATATGGACCTCTTGTAACAGAACTATATAAAAATCTCCTCTAA
- a CDS encoding manganese catalase family protein: MYYYKEGLINEIKPDKPDPAAAKVLQETLGGHYGEMRTMMQYFFQSSNFRGKETQFKDLMRGIFLEEIAHVELVQNTINALLDESGGEGVGAQGEDRAPLDEAIKHANPHHYIMGAQSSLPVDAGGNPWNGSWVYSHGNLIADLLDNVVLESTGVLQKTRIYEMSSNQTFRETLGFLIVRDNAHQNAFTKALETLGVNWGKLFPVPNYDINKYPECRKFVEMGYHNTQFNFRLDPTRIGEVLQGQVPSRNGGEMTVTDPPQEFPAPMLPEMPNEHSPGLGDMNA, encoded by the coding sequence TTGTACTATTACAAAGAAGGATTAATTAATGAAATTAAACCGGATAAGCCAGATCCAGCAGCAGCAAAAGTACTACAAGAAACTCTTGGTGGTCATTATGGTGAAATGAGAACAATGATGCAGTATTTCTTTCAAAGTTCAAATTTTCGAGGAAAAGAAACACAGTTTAAAGATTTAATGCGCGGCATTTTCTTAGAGGAGATTGCTCACGTTGAGCTTGTACAAAATACAATCAATGCTCTTCTTGATGAATCGGGCGGTGAAGGAGTTGGAGCACAAGGAGAGGATCGTGCCCCTCTTGATGAAGCAATCAAACATGCTAACCCTCATCACTATATTATGGGAGCACAAAGCTCTCTTCCTGTTGATGCAGGTGGAAACCCTTGGAACGGATCATGGGTATACAGCCACGGAAATTTAATAGCTGATCTTCTTGATAATGTTGTATTGGAATCAACGGGGGTTTTACAAAAAACCCGTATTTATGAAATGAGCTCAAACCAAACGTTTCGTGAAACGCTTGGATTTTTAATTGTACGGGATAATGCTCATCAAAATGCATTTACAAAGGCTCTTGAGACGCTAGGTGTAAATTGGGGGAAACTTTTTCCTGTACCGAACTACGATATTAATAAGTATCCAGAATGTCGTAAGTTTGTTGAGATGGGCTATCATAATACGCAGTTTAACTTTAGGCTTGATCCAACGAGAATAGGGGAAGTGCTCCAAGGACAAGTTCCAAGCCGTAATGGTGGAGAAATGACAGTTACAGATCCACCACAAGAATTCCCAGCACCAATGCTTCCAGAGATGCCGAATGAGCATAGTCCTGGTTTAGGCGATATGAATGCATAA
- a CDS encoding alpha/beta hydrolase, with protein MPYYHVKDTKLFIEDEGKGVPIIFLHPAGMGRKVFYYQKELAKQFRVIMPDLSGCGDSENPSYTKYGLLSTYAEELVELLDVLGIEKVILCSYSCGGTVAQQFCLLYPERVKGLILTGGFPIVNTRPLQWEHLLGLHFIKKSPSFVSNVISLAHTRDRAFKNELLQHMKKANPSVWHQFYVESYRFNIVHDLHRFSWPILAMYGARYDITSHYHHYYDELTSDVFFIHDAFHELPTLNWRQVNLLITGFIYKHDLQE; from the coding sequence ATGCCTTATTATCATGTGAAAGATACAAAATTATTCATTGAGGATGAAGGAAAAGGCGTCCCTATTATTTTTCTTCATCCTGCTGGTATGGGGCGCAAAGTGTTTTATTATCAAAAGGAGCTTGCAAAGCAGTTTCGCGTTATTATGCCTGACTTATCAGGATGCGGAGACAGCGAAAATCCGAGCTATACAAAATACGGATTGTTAAGTACGTATGCTGAAGAGCTAGTTGAACTATTAGATGTATTAGGCATTGAAAAAGTAATCCTTTGTAGCTACTCATGTGGTGGAACAGTTGCTCAGCAGTTTTGCCTTCTTTACCCTGAGCGTGTAAAAGGGCTGATTCTCACAGGAGGATTCCCAATTGTAAATACAAGACCTCTTCAATGGGAACATCTCTTAGGTCTTCACTTTATAAAAAAGTCTCCTTCTTTTGTTAGCAACGTAATTTCACTTGCACACACTAGAGATAGAGCATTTAAAAATGAGCTTCTGCAGCATATGAAAAAAGCAAACCCTTCTGTTTGGCACCAATTTTATGTTGAATCATATCGCTTCAATATTGTTCATGATCTCCATCGATTTTCATGGCCTATTCTTGCTATGTATGGAGCACGCTATGACATTACGAGTCATTATCACCATTATTACGATGAGCTCACTTCAGACGTATTTTTTATTCACGATGCTTTTCATGAACTTCCAACACTAAACTGGCGGCAAGTTAATCTTCTAATAACGGGTTTCATTTATAAACACGACCTTCAGGAATAA
- the egtB gene encoding ergothioneine biosynthesis protein EgtB — protein MKHKTVVKEHLAEKYKEVRVCTEKIVAPLQTEDYIIQAGPDASPPKWHLAHTTWFFERFVLKEYKTTYESLNDQFDYLFNSYYETVGEFHPRAKRGVLARPSIEEVKQYRYYVDAHMKELFEELTEENRDKVLSIVEIGLQHEQQHQELLLTDIKYNFFTNPLLPAYISQTTEENGKRKEMSFIEIEGGLIEVGHGDSSFSFDNERPRHKVWLEPYRIADAPVTNREYIEFIEDGGYERPELWLSDGWAHIKKEGWKHPLYWGKDGNEWSIFTLHGQSALNLDEPVCHVSFYEGDAFARWQGKRLPTEQEWEHAFSGIECEGNFVENNFYHPNSQYKGNGPLYKGYGDVWEWTRSPYVLYPKSKPLEGALGEYNAKFMCNQMVLKGGSCATPHSHIRPTYRNFFQPEKRWQFTGFRLAEDI, from the coding sequence ATGAAACATAAAACAGTAGTAAAAGAACATCTTGCAGAAAAATATAAAGAGGTGCGAGTATGCACGGAAAAAATTGTAGCTCCGCTTCAAACCGAGGATTATATTATTCAAGCAGGACCTGATGCAAGCCCTCCAAAGTGGCATCTTGCCCATACAACCTGGTTTTTTGAACGATTTGTTTTAAAAGAATATAAGACTACATACGAATCACTTAACGATCAATTTGACTATCTTTTTAATTCATACTATGAAACAGTTGGAGAATTTCACCCTCGAGCGAAAAGGGGAGTTCTTGCTAGACCGAGTATTGAGGAAGTAAAGCAATATCGATATTACGTTGATGCACATATGAAAGAACTTTTTGAAGAACTAACAGAGGAAAATAGAGATAAAGTTCTTTCTATCGTTGAAATCGGACTTCAGCATGAGCAGCAGCACCAAGAACTTCTTTTAACAGATATTAAATATAACTTTTTCACCAATCCTCTTCTTCCTGCATATATTAGTCAAACTACAGAAGAAAATGGAAAAAGGAAGGAGATGTCATTTATTGAAATAGAAGGAGGACTTATTGAAGTTGGACATGGTGATTCTTCATTCTCATTTGATAATGAACGCCCTCGCCATAAAGTATGGTTAGAGCCTTACCGAATTGCTGATGCGCCTGTTACTAATCGAGAATATATAGAATTTATCGAAGATGGAGGGTATGAACGACCAGAATTATGGCTTTCAGACGGATGGGCTCATATCAAAAAAGAAGGATGGAAACATCCTTTATACTGGGGAAAAGATGGTAATGAATGGAGTATTTTCACTCTGCACGGACAAAGCGCTTTGAATTTAGATGAACCTGTTTGTCATGTGAGTTTCTATGAAGGAGACGCATTTGCGCGTTGGCAAGGGAAAAGGTTACCAACGGAGCAGGAATGGGAACATGCTTTTAGTGGAATAGAATGTGAAGGAAACTTTGTTGAAAACAACTTTTATCATCCAAATTCACAGTATAAAGGAAACGGTCCGCTTTATAAAGGATATGGAGACGTGTGGGAGTGGACGCGAAGTCCATATGTACTATATCCAAAAAGCAAACCTTTAGAAGGGGCACTTGGAGAATACAATGCAAAATTTATGTGTAATCAAATGGTGCTAAAAGGCGGTTCTTGTGCAACTCCTCACAGCCATATCCGTCCAACATATAGAAACTTCTTTCAGCCAGAAAAACGCTGGCAATTCACGGGTTTCCGCTTAGCGGAGGACATATAA
- a CDS encoding reverse transcriptase-like protein, with product MDFQLRWTYKSHGRNLDFQSAFTNGKEALLIAEDLLKTGRLKEITFVDEMDQSWTLKEMKKLLQEVKEQPHYVKAYFDGGFDLSTKKAGVGAVIYYRQNGKNYRLRSSTSFDELDSNNEAEYAAFHYAVKQLEELGVHHLPVTFLGDSKVVLKQLAGEWPCYEESFNRWLDRIEEALKDLHIKPTYTHIARKENEEADTLAAQAMHGKEISSTYEIE from the coding sequence ATGGACTTTCAATTACGATGGACGTATAAAAGTCATGGAAGAAATCTTGATTTTCAATCTGCATTTACAAATGGTAAAGAAGCTCTCCTCATAGCGGAAGATCTTCTGAAAACAGGGCGATTAAAAGAAATTACATTTGTAGATGAAATGGATCAATCATGGACATTAAAAGAGATGAAGAAGCTTTTACAAGAAGTGAAAGAACAGCCTCACTATGTGAAAGCTTATTTTGATGGCGGATTTGACCTTTCCACTAAAAAAGCTGGCGTTGGAGCTGTTATCTATTATAGACAAAATGGAAAAAATTATCGTTTGCGTTCAAGCACTTCTTTTGATGAACTTGATTCAAATAATGAAGCTGAATATGCAGCTTTTCACTATGCAGTAAAACAGCTAGAGGAACTTGGTGTACACCATCTTCCAGTCACGTTTTTAGGAGACTCAAAAGTTGTGTTAAAGCAGCTTGCTGGAGAATGGCCATGCTATGAAGAAAGTTTTAATCGATGGCTCGATAGAATTGAAGAAGCGTTAAAAGATTTGCATATTAAACCAACGTATACACATATTGCTCGAAAAGAAAACGAAGAGGCTGATACCCTTGCTGCTCAAGCGATGCATGGAAAAGAGATATCAAGTACGTATGAAATCGAGTAA
- a CDS encoding zinc-finger domain-containing protein — translation MNRKEILEELTHLSDYYCEGCLIKKTLNKEKGKKHAQTFCIKQCTVGEKLQKYGELLMTEPARNKQ, via the coding sequence TTGAATCGTAAGGAGATATTGGAAGAGCTTACTCATCTTTCAGATTATTATTGTGAAGGATGTTTAATCAAAAAAACGCTAAATAAAGAAAAAGGGAAAAAGCACGCTCAAACTTTTTGTATAAAGCAGTGTACAGTAGGAGAGAAGCTTCAGAAGTACGGTGAGTTACTTATGACAGAGCCTGCTCGAAATAAACAATAA
- the egtD gene encoding L-histidine N(alpha)-methyltransferase: MTSVKAMEKSFYKDVLTGLRSVPKRLEPKYLYDYRGSELFEEITKTPEYYPTRTEMRILKKELNSISDYIGDEAALIEFGSGSSEKIKFLLHHLKGIKEYVAIDISESFLLQSVEKLKKEHQHLYVHTVCADYTVPFSLPSLKAKKKVLFFPGSTIGNFDKQERKTFLNRMSTLLTKGDGFIIGVDLKKDEKLLHSAYNDAKQVTRAFNLNLLQRMNRELLANFMVENFEHKAFYNHEEGRIEMHIESLKEQLVTIGEEEISFQKGETIHTESSYKFSVQEFQNLAKEANFIPKKVWTDEENLFSVHYLEVKA, encoded by the coding sequence ATGACAAGTGTAAAAGCGATGGAAAAATCATTTTATAAAGATGTTTTGACTGGATTACGCTCAGTTCCTAAAAGATTAGAACCTAAATATTTATATGATTATCGAGGTTCAGAGCTTTTTGAAGAAATTACAAAGACTCCAGAATATTATCCAACACGTACAGAAATGAGAATTTTAAAAAAAGAGCTTAATAGTATTTCTGACTATATTGGGGATGAGGCAGCATTAATTGAATTTGGAAGCGGAAGCAGTGAAAAAATCAAATTTTTATTGCATCATTTGAAAGGCATTAAAGAGTATGTGGCGATTGATATATCAGAAAGCTTTTTACTACAGTCTGTAGAGAAATTGAAGAAAGAACATCAACATCTTTATGTGCATACTGTTTGTGCCGACTATACAGTGCCTTTCTCTCTTCCTTCTTTAAAAGCGAAAAAGAAAGTTTTATTCTTTCCAGGTTCAACAATTGGAAACTTTGATAAACAAGAAAGGAAGACTTTTTTAAATAGAATGTCTACTCTGTTAACAAAAGGAGACGGTTTTATCATTGGAGTAGATTTGAAAAAGGATGAAAAATTGCTTCATTCCGCCTATAACGATGCCAAACAGGTAACACGAGCCTTTAACTTAAATTTACTTCAGCGGATGAACCGCGAGCTTCTTGCTAATTTTATGGTGGAGAATTTTGAACATAAAGCTTTTTACAATCATGAAGAAGGTCGAATTGAGATGCATATTGAGAGCTTGAAAGAGCAGCTTGTTACAATTGGTGAAGAAGAAATCTCATTTCAAAAGGGAGAGACAATTCATACAGAAAGCTCTTATAAATTTTCAGTGCAAGAATTTCAAAATCTTGCGAAGGAAGCGAACTTTATCCCGAAAAAAGTATGGACAGATGAAGAGAATTTATTTAGCGTTCATTATCTCGAAGTGAAAGCATAA